The following proteins are co-located in the Spirosoma montaniterrae genome:
- a CDS encoding FHA domain-containing protein, giving the protein MPGFKTSLISCQQCGRRIMVRGTDAERGYIVCSHVGCGATNMLQSAFHYDESIVHGLPGFGCLTYLGQPRTLYPLRYGPNVIGTGDTANIRVDRYLHNGRCFISRQHCTLTVSFDKWTGQLRYQLQDGAADPDTQAIRHSLNGTSLNNVPLQKTDIIDVDHQGLITLGGADRFRLSHQPINPVMLETYKVDLAFNPDRTQ; this is encoded by the coding sequence AACATCGCTCATTTCCTGCCAGCAATGTGGCCGGCGCATCATGGTTCGGGGCACCGACGCCGAACGCGGCTATATCGTCTGTTCGCACGTTGGCTGCGGAGCTACCAACATGCTGCAATCAGCGTTTCATTACGACGAAAGTATTGTACATGGCCTGCCCGGCTTCGGTTGCCTGACCTACCTCGGCCAGCCCAGAACGTTGTATCCGCTGCGATATGGCCCAAACGTCATCGGTACGGGCGATACGGCCAACATTCGGGTAGACCGCTACCTGCACAACGGACGGTGCTTTATCAGTCGGCAGCACTGTACGCTGACCGTGAGTTTCGATAAATGGACCGGACAACTGCGCTATCAGCTTCAGGACGGAGCCGCCGACCCCGATACGCAAGCCATTCGACATAGCCTGAACGGTACATCGCTCAACAACGTACCTCTCCAGAAAACCGACATCATCGACGTTGACCATCAGGGTCTTATCACGCTGGGCGGGGCCGACCGTTTTCGCCTGAGTCACCAGCCAATCAACCCGGTTATGCTCGAAACTTACAAAGTTGATCTGGCTTTTAACCCCGACCGCACTCAGTAA